The Nerophis lumbriciformis linkage group LG34, RoL_Nlum_v2.1, whole genome shotgun sequence genome includes a window with the following:
- the LOC133576243 gene encoding gap junction Cx32.2 protein-like: protein MGEWGFLASLLDQVQSHSTVIGKVWLSVLFIFRIMILGAGAEKVWGDEQSKMICNTKQPGCKNVCYDHAFPISHIRFWVLQIIFVSTPTLIYLGHVMHVIHKENKLREAMRSVTGGVVKSPKYSDEKGQVKIKGDLLGNYMTSIFFRIVLEMAFIVGQYYLYGFIMDPRIECSRAPCPFTVECYMSRPTEKTIFIIFMLVMSCVSVLLNVVEIFYLACSRSARRKAKMGALALRSPMNGDRYTKA, encoded by the exons ATGGGCGAGTGGGGCTTTTTGGCATCCCTGCTGGACCAAGTGCAGTCGCACTCCACCGTCATCGGGAAGGTGTGGCTCAGCGTCCTCTTCATCTTCCGCATCATGATCCTCGGCGCCGGCGCAGAGAAG GTGTGGGGCGACGAGCAGTCCAAGATGATCTGCAACACCAAGCAGCCCGGCTGCAAGAATGTGTGCTacgaccacgccttccccatctCCCACATCCGCTTCTGGGTCCTGCAGATCATCTTCGTGTCCACGCCCACGCTCATCTACCTGGGCCACGTCATGCACGTCATCCACAAGGAGAACAAGCTGAGGGAGGCCATGAGGAGCGTAACCGGCGGAGTGGTCAAGTCCCCCAAGTACTCGGACGAGAAGGGCCAGGTGAAGATCAAAGGCGACCTGCTGGGGAACTACATGacgtccatcttcttccgcatCGTGCTGGAGATGGCCTTCATCGTAGGCCAGTACTACCTGTACGGCTTCATCATGGACCCCAGGATCGAGTGCTCGCGGGCCCCGTGCCCCTTCACCGTGGAGTGCTACATGTCACGGCCCACCGAGAAGAccatcttcatcatcttcatgCTGGTCATGTCCTGCGTCTCCGTGCTGCTCAACGTGGTAGAGATCTTCTACCTGGCGTGTTCGCGCAGCGCCAGGCGGAAGGCCAAAATGGGCGCCCTCGCTCTGCGCTCCCCCATGAACGGCGACCGTTACACTAAAGCCTGA